One Littorina saxatilis isolate snail1 linkage group LG10, US_GU_Lsax_2.0, whole genome shotgun sequence DNA window includes the following coding sequences:
- the LOC138978882 gene encoding mucin-19-like isoform X1 has translation MNKKATFLNKFQSLLLAQIENARARKAEDEMAMSENKRENHCDNVALLLHPKPKKPRHVQQQSAGSTHVIHKGADGKFSENGEQLPSSSKTKSNSKGTTSGNERHSKSLKQITESPQKNSEDVFLSLSPYHRKRKAQSTAPIREGDGDLASNSPQKIFIVSATEFAQQQATTADNDKEDLWSPQADRIGVSQVAGGSEEARDHGGTFSWNRDDAEADSNDNGDDDEEEEEEEEEEEQQQLHLGLAAWVAGNKNNMALTSDDESSGCGDLAMSSTAGCQAGGTEVEFELQTKENFRIVQSGGQCRIMITKKQHQISQRKKKSRVTQLKKDCQVMEATEDCQVMETTEDCQVVQTTQEFQITQTQQYCQITQDKKYDQIMQGTEASQINRIMEDHPITHAEDACQITQGRDSRRITQAKETRQILQDTKSRPITQAKKKRLGMGVAEGHQIMQAKKTREDCHMTQVKGTRQITGVCEKRHITQIKDDRQITAFGEWRQITQANEDRQITAFGEWRQITQPNEERQITALPGERQSKQANEERQITALPGERQSKQAKEERQITALPGERQSTHAKVERQITVLPGERQSTHAKEERQITTLPGERQSTQAKVERQITALPGERQSTHAKEERQITALPGERQSTQANEERQITALPGERQSKQAKVERQMTAFWEERQITQPKKSLRDKRAKEEPQAVTTGEETKEERQITLTPELLQFVDTIGEYKIQQAKEEGSTIQKMEKHHQKQLNEGCLTPQATKKSEITKVLGKREIAQSEKSLRAILSLVTAQKCRAMGFKRESQKLELAVPARVTKSNNGGEVRCRKKQRALTSGERVWTSACEDYDYDCDILYRVLDPLKTTYGQKQPLSLLEELRMAEQQEKDKREKARPQAQKRDDKEQYKLDDGCSWYAEDGKYVVQVDDLFGNQSNAPLGTAYRQNQPPSLPQELQMADQQGKVTARLQAQTHDDLEPDAQRSDTFDECCSLNAEGKRVVELDDLCEHQSLENEGVLADSIRNMEVKVEAADQSLNIMISRDDTKSVNVDTPARNSFLQPASLSFDPNGLLGGDVRMAGANNCNKTLESSVGAGFDTSGYGDGCSEKDELRTRGCSNNAQRAISATDFMPYESVERYNENKLRFFKTNSPPTIAETFKGSKRYTHDQFSLPSKLKPNMFNVQHVLRRSLSDTSLRFCLDEVLGIHMDTALDRSCIASATAEQWTEDVNTIHLSCLPAAQGVFKEDCRSMTTESEQLRSELFKDAVPSGDSGEKAAGVSKMDSFGKNTELTDPFRDTSNTEASRMEEHMLRCFLTLNNNSLPNDGVKGSSAQKLPGSTPGVFLGPNADEDYLLQYSYTRRKKPIIRGRFPQALMPGSHKSKSRADGPSESAIAKVKVGSHPHDCKCLDYDCLRKRGEMLHDHVMKNVNVLKQFAVKKQHRWPNCSVQIQEAVGHKARELIRHQRGSLRRPSHLSPSCLYTRSVSTSSRSSTVTRLRSDSTSPVRQMVQSTSQPQQTSQSTPSLRKQRLSHDGSNTFPQDTPNASTQDGMSSVKSKTARATRPKSAVGRHSTTTSQTAFAGDPGRTKSPEISLNKVETSESQHSKTKLKTSSIRSDPKLVSRVSPPVVDCGREDASSTVVMNSINSMDMNISQRDLITALLMSESGTGFRNKSSEFVAGIRPKPSHQDFGMSRDPRLAKSDKMVSDALNRLDSLQHGGLKKRGKAQLPWFCDQEILTPKNTSSYYVSVETPQSDPLAPKIGCATKTHDFSPKLMTSETTFNVVTGGELTVTKEVSHRSFIPISDRTTSYFYSISQEKSPIILKDLPAADRPQAEANNSSNSGAHDKDARKTTCHRRGLPETQESLCDNMPPHQLTYDTAADMDNNAAVPDNRKQRGKSQLTDSTRSDQTEYFSHARRAHLSASITANTAAGPVKSVTEVKELSTTHGPRPKSKMTSTATNRADLSRSHRSQRMMRDAALRSSVPVVMETRMTVDGPEGRLLTSVSQTSARSENKKPKSQVFELSLTVSPRTRATQQRRRLTSRSWSPTASTSSKTSRGFVHNSVCSCHSSSSPSPRRRTIRSNFSSPGGRSTASDQSTPFRRTHISPYHSPIWEMLGIRPPPTVSRRSTDVSPAALKQSKTTSSKRETRAGSRYDSRNRSPSASQKTRTLGSSDYGSQTSTKKTPFTSSSRKDQLSSDHASSISRKRSSQTTPKEETYPSATASHRVKPRIVSDSTTPVSTRRQSSVSPPWYSGFHPSHTSVKSAPPPSPKRTRPPRLSSPPAKRAAPPYISPVRRPGPTVKKILKSSKTLSSSTEVSSRPRLHSSVPDGAFHDTLSTRPTPPAEMMRITESPTKQASRSSTVSRVSKTSREFISSAHSPPTSPHTSTRKIVSRTFEQTVSSPSGTSPSPVSSAGSGFLSKAKRQAIRSTENTFLDTSLSSTQPLHTACFADDAVPVTPRDVTPRPVTPRSRTTSVVPSVTRVVPDDLALPFWAQETPADDTGFLSVIASSLKKATDYLCTDSLTNVLEEDVDRLFTPAGHYARSDVPTDSSPPSSAKLRRSSSSLCEDGSSTRAVHRVLFEDVNADSTPESRTSRLTSKASPTRAMQSTFLKDDRKISRQGSATKTARSVSLHSKQSPTRPVHKCFSGDGTNVSYRTKAVRLDRTSSLTSKQSPTRVKGTTFSDNETADSPRSSASRLDSTSFIDSETQPLYQIFFSDEDEKKTNLASHRHTSGLEPEPAMQSTLVQNTTESPQRDSAFKTGRSFSPPSKQSPTRPVHKCFSDDGTNMSYRPNALRLDRTSSLPSKQSPTRPVHKCFSDDGTNALRHDRTSYLTSKQSPTRVKRTTFSNDVTADFSRLSASRLDTSSVLYSATQPLYQIYFSDENEKNTFLASHLHTCGLKPQWTIESETSTKPLHRIYFPDERSPTPSPVPKKPRPGTIKPPTIIPKEAKQKTYAKECTCHNGKKSHTRRHVSSKARISKTRSKSPPRMLSPSHKPCSWGLGATPGRSSPSPSRRKRSKGCRSKTRRRSSSPCLRQPSKGCGSKTCRRSPSPPLRQPSKGCGSKTCRRSPSPSPRPPSVGCGSETCRRSPSPSMREICSTCGGSKPGLRSPSTLLRDTRSAGGIGRPSPPSLRDTRSVGGTPTIGSRSVSWTSASSLKSGRGSSSGSFRPCSPTCSRRNSAADVADSTAQDKNAWVIRLKELLQSAIDYFFPPKPGSQEANQKRDAIIARVSSSNTVLSSALCSCKDGIPLPGAVVAPVSCLCSLESNLEVISAKAKGKRSPRASAKTVRVAGKKSSSSKKVGKLRKSSGVSTKAEKLQISSDVSTKQATVCSESCLPKRASATNVTASSSVTSTATARPISLWDKLMRLLARLLGRRGSGSEMLADTHSVESRQSPRCVEMVGEALVQSVCAYKYIHSRLQPYSSQLKKALCVALIVAVAVAVRSYLCCSTCCTKQIITKICIDMERLLDDFLVHLGLRNLEVPPL, from the exons ATGAACAAAAAAGCCACATTTTTGAACAAGTTTCAGTCACTGTTGCTTGCTCAGATAGAAAATGCCAGAGCCAGGAAAGCCGAAGACGAGATGGCCATGTCTGAGAACAAGAGAGAAAATCATTGCGACAATGTCGCTTTGTTGCTTCATCCTAAACCGAAGAAGCCGCGCCATGTACAACAACAATCGGCCGGATCCACTCATGTTATTCACAAAGGCGCAGACGGTAAGTTTTCAG AAAATGGCGAACAACTTCCAAGCTCTTCCAAGACCAAGTCCAACTCGAAAGGCACTACTTCTGGAAACGAACGGCATTCAAAATCATTGAAACAAATCACTGAATCACCACAGAAAAACAGCGAAGATGTGTTCTTGTCCCTTTCTCCTTACCATCGAAAAAGGAAAGCCCAGAGTACTGCACCAATCCGAGAGGGAGATGGTGACCTAGCCTCAAATTCTCCGCAGAAAATATTCATCGTTTCCGCAACAGAATTCGCTCAACAGCAAGCTACAACAGCAGATAACGACAAGGAAGACCTCTGGAGTCCTCAGGCTGACAGGATTGGTGTTTCTCAGGTAGCAGGGGGGTCCGAAGAGGCAAGGGACCACGGGGGAACATTTTCTTGGAACAGAGATGACGCAGAGGCAGACAGCAACGACAATGGTGACgatgacgaagaagaagaagaagaggaagaagaagaagagcaacaacaactacaccTAGGCTTAGCCGCTTGGGTTGCgggaaacaaaaacaatatggCGCTAACATCAGACGATGAAAGCAGCGGATGTGGCGATCTTGCAATGAGTTCAACAGCAGGATGCCAAGCTGGGGGTACGGAGGTGGAATTTGAACTACAAACCAAGGAAAACTTTCGCATCGTGCAAAGCGGGGGACAGTGTCGGATAATGATAACCAAAAAGCAGCATCAGATATCCCAGCGAAAGAAAAAGTCGCGCGTGACGCAGTTGAAGAAAGATTGTCAGGTTATGGAAGCCACGGAAGATTGTCAGGTTATGGAAACCACGGAAGATTGTCAGGTTGTGCAAACTACACAAGAATTTCAGATAACGCAGACCCAACAATATTGTCAGATCACACAAGACAAGAAATATGATCAGATTATGCAAGGCACGGAAGCTTCTCAGATAAACAGAATCATGGAAGATCATCCAATTACACATGCCGAGGACGCTTGTCAGATAACGCAAGGTAGGGACAGTCGTCGGATTACACAAGCTAAGGAAACTCGTCAGATACTGCAAGATACGAAAAGTCGTCCGATCACACAAGCCAAGAAAAAGCGTCTTGGAATGGGAGTCGCGGAAGGGCATCAGATAATGCAAGCAAAGAAAACTAGGGAAGATTGTCATATGACGCAAGTCAAAGGAACGCGACAAATAACCGGAGTCTGTGAAAAGCGTCACATTACGCAAATAAAAGACGATCGTCAGATAACGGCATTCGGGGAATGGCGTCAGATTACGCAAGCAAACGAAGATCGTCAGATAACGGCATTCGGGGAATGGCGTCAGATTACGCAGCCCAACGAAGAGCGTCAGATAACAGCATTACCGGGAGAGCGTCAAAGTAAGCAGGCCAACGAAGAGCGTCAGATAACGGCATTACCGGGAGAGCGTCAAAGTAAGCAGGCCAAAGAAGAGCGTCAGATAACGGCATTACCGGGAGAGCGTCAAAGTACGCATGCCAAAGTAGAGCGTCAGATAACGGTATTACCGGGAGAGCGTCAAAGTACGCATGCCAAAGAAGAGCGTCAGATAACGACATTACCTGGAGAGCGTCAAAGTACGCAGGCCAAAGTAGAGCGTCAGATAACGGCATTACCGGGAGAGCGTCAAAGTACGCATGCCAAAGAAGAGCGTCAGATAACGGCATTACCGGGAGAGCGTCAAAGTACGCAGGCCAACGAAGAGCGTCAGATAACGGCATTACCGGGAGAGCGTCAAAGTAAGCAGGCCAAAGTAGAGCGTCAGATGACTGCATTCTGGGAAGAGCGTCAGATTACACAACCAAAGAAGAGTCTTCGGGATAAAAGAGCCAAGGAAGAACCTCAGGCAGTAACAACCGGGGAAGAAACCAAGGAAGAGCGTCAGATTACACTGACCCCAGAATTGCTTCAATTTGTTGACACCATCGGAGAGTATAAAATACAGCAAGCGAAAGAAGAAGGTAGTACTATACAGAAGATGGAAAAGCACCACCAGAAGCAGTTAAATGAAGGATGTCTCACTCCACAAGCGACGAAAAAGTCCGAGATCACGAAAGTCCTAGGAAAACGTGAAATTGCACAATCCGAAAAAAGCCTTCGAGCAATTCTCAGTCTGGTGACAGCACAGAAGTGTCGAGCCATGGGCTTCAAGAGGGAAAGCCAGAAACTCGAGTTAGCTGTCCCTGCCAGAGTAACCAAGAGCAACAATGGTGGAGAAGTCCGCTgcagaaagaagcagagggccCTGACTTCAGGCGAGCGTGTGTGGACGAGTGCCTGCGAGGACTATGATTATGACTGCGATATTCTTTATCGTGTCCTTGACCCGCTGAAAACAACCTACGGTCAGAAGCAGCCCCTCTCCCTTCTGGAAGAACTTCGGATGGCTGAGcaacaagaaaaagacaaaagagaaaAGGCGCGTCCCCAGGCACAAAAACGTGATGACAAAGAGCAATACAAGCTTGACGATGGCTGTAGTTGGTACGCTGAGGATGGCAAATACGTGGTACAAGTAGATGACCTCTTCGGCAACCAGTCCAATGCCCCCCTCGGAACAGCGTATCGCCAGAACCAGCCTCCTTCCCTTCCACAAGAACTTCAGATGGCTGATCAACAAGGAAAAGTAACGGCAAGGCTTCAAGCCCAAACACATGATGATTTGGAGCCTGACGCACAAAGGTCAGACACGTTTGATGAATGCTGTAGTTTGAACGCAGAAGGTAAACGTGTGGTAGAATTAGACGACCTTTGCGAACACCAGTCGCTCGAAAATGAGGGAGTGCTTGCAGACAGCATCAGGAATATGGAGGTAAAAGTTGAAGCAGCAGACCAGTCTCTAAATATAATGATCTCTCGAGATGATACCAAAAGTGTCAACGTTGATACTCCAGCAAGAAATAGTTTCTTACAACCTGCGTCGTTATCGTTTGACCCAAATGGCCTTCTCGGTGGAGATGTACGAATGGCAGGTGCAAACAACTGTAACAAGACTTTGGAGAGTTCAGTTGGCGCTGGTTTTGATACTTCAGGGTATGGAGACGGCTGCAGTGAAAAAGATGAGCTACGAACCAGAGGTTGTTCTAACAATGCACAGCGAGCAATCTCTGCAACGGACTTTATGCCATATGAAAGCGTCGAACGCTACAATGAAAACAAACTACGTTTCTTCAAAACAAACTCACCTCCAACCATTGCTGAAACTTTCAAAGGCAGTAAAAGGTATACACATGATCAATTTTCGCTGCCTAGTAAACTAAAGCCAAACATGTTCAATGTGCAACACGTTCTTAGGCGTAGTCTAAGTGACACCAGCCTCCGTTTCTGTTTGGACGAAGTGCTGGGCATACACATGGATACGGCTTTAGACAGAAGTTGCATAGCCTCAGCAACAGCAGAACAATGGACAGAAGATGTGAACACAATCCACCTCAGCTGTCTTCCTGCCGCCCAAGGAGTTTTCAAAGAAGATTGCAGGAGCATGACAACTGAGTCTGAGCAGCTACGATCTGAACTTTTCAAAGATGCTGTGCCCTCCGGGGACAGTGGTGAGAAAGCAGCCGGGGTCTCGAAAATGGATTCCTTTGGCAAAAACACCGAGTTGACAGACCCCTTCAGAGACACGTCCAACACAGAGGCTTCTCGCATGGAAGAACACATGCTCCGATGCTTTCTCACTCTCAACAACAACAGTCTGCCGAATGACGGAGTAAAAGGTAGTTCTGCTCAAAAGCTGCCAGGCTCCACACCTGGGGTTTTCCTAGGCCCTAATGCCGATGAAGACTATCTCCTTCAATACAGCTACACACGACGGAAAAAACCGATAATCAGAGGACGATTCCCTCAGGCGCTCATGCCTGGCAGTCATAAAAGCAAGAGCCGAGCGGACGGCCCGTCTGAATCCGCCATCGCCAAAGTCAAAGTTGGCAGTCATCCGCATGACTGTAAGTGCCTGGACTATGACTGCCTGCGCAAGCGCGGAGAGATGCTGCACGACCACGTGATGAAGAACGTGAACGTGCTGAAGCAGTTCGCTGTGAAGAAACAGCACAGATGGCCCAACTGTTCTGTGCAGATTCAGGAGGCGGTTGGCCACAAAGCTAGAGAGCTGATCCGGCACCAGAGGGGCTCGCTGAGAAGGCCCAGCCATCTCTCCCCTTCGTGTCTCTACACAAGATCTGTTAGCACCTCATCGCGGTCCTCAACAGTGACGAGGTTGAGATCTGATTCCACCTCACCAGTGAGACAGATGGTGCAGTCAACCTCTCAACCCCAGCAGACCTCTCAGAGCACACCAAGCCTGAGAAAACAGCGTCTATCTCACGACGGAAGTAACACATTTCCTCAAGACACTCCTAATGCCTCAACGCAGGACGGAATGTCGTCCGTGAAAAGCAAGACTGCTAGGGCCACAAGGCCGAAAAGCGCTGTCGGCAGGCACAGCACAACAACTTCCCAAACAGCATTCGCAGGCGATCCAGGCAGAACCAAGTCGCCTGAAATAAGTTTAAACAAGGTAGAGACGTCTGAATCACAGCACTCTAAAACCAAACTTAAAACATCGTCCATAAGATCTGACCCAAAACTGGTGTCTCGGGTTTCGCCACCTGTTGTAGACTGCGGACGTGAAGACGCTTCCTCAACAGTAGTCATGAACTCCATAAACTCGATGGATATGAATATATCTCAACGAGACTTAATCACGGCCTTGCTGATGAGTGAATCTGGGACGGGATTTAGAAATAAATCAAGTGAGTTCGTGGCCGGAATAAGACCAAAACCATCTCACCAAGATTTCGGAATGAGCAGAGATCCCAGATTGGCCAAGTCGGATAAGATGGTGTCGGATGCCCTCAATCGTCTTGACTCGCTCCAACACGGCGGTTTGAAGAAAAGAGGCAAAGCTCAACTTCCGTGGTTCTGTGACCAAGAAATACTCACCCCGAAAAACACCTCATCATACTATGTAAGCGTGGAGACCCCACAATCTGACCCTCTGGCACCAAAGATCGGGTGCGCCACAAAAACACATGACTTCAGCCCAAAACTGATGACCTCGGAGACCACCTTCAACGTGGTGACGGGGGGAGAGCTGACCGTTACAAAGGAGGTAAGCCACCGAAGCTTCATTCCCATCTCAGACAGGACAACATCCTACTTCTACAGTATCTCTCAGGAGAAAAGTCCAATCATACTAAAAGACCTCCCTGCTGCAGACAGGCCGCAAGCTGAAGCTAATAACTCATCCAATTCCGGTGCTCACGACAAAGATGCAAGAAAGACAACCTGTCACAGAAGAGGGCTGCCTGAGACACAGGAATCGCTTTGTGACAACATGCCTCCCCATCAACTGACCTACGACACTGCTGCTGATATGGACAACAACGCCGCAGTCCCTGACAACAGGAAGCAGCGCGGCAAATCCCAGCTCACGGACAGCACAAGAAGTGACCAGACTGAATACTTCTCGCATGCACGCAGAGCGCATTTGAGCGCCTCCATTACTGCCAACACTGCTGCCGGGCCGGTCAAGTCTGTCACGGAGGTGAAAGAACTGTCAACGACGCATGGTCCGCGGCCCAAGAGCAAGATGACTTCCACTGCAACAAACAGAGCTGATTTATCTCGCTCACACCGGTCGCAAAGGATGATGAGGGACGCTGCGCTACGGAGCTCCGTGCCCGTTGTCATGGAAACCAGGATGACTGTGGACGGTCCTGAGGGACGCCTGCTGACGTCAGTCTCACAAACGTCAGCACGGTCAGAAAACAAGAAGCCGAAGAGCCAAGTGTTTGAGCTTTCCCTCACTGTGAGTCCCCGCACCAGAGCAACTCAGCAGAGGAGAAGGCTAACCTCGAGGTCCTGGTCGCCTACGGCCAGCACTTCCTCCAAGACCTCACGCGGTTTTGTTCACAACAGTGTCTGCAGCTGTCACAGCTCCAGCTCCCCTAGTCCCCGCAGGAGGACAATACGTTCAAACTTCTCCAGTCCGGGTGGAAGGTCTACCGCTTCTGACCAGTCCACTCCCTTCAGGCGGACACACATAAGCCCCTATCACAGCCCCATTTGGGAGATGCTGGGAATACGTCCACCTCCTACAGTTTCCAGAAGATCGACAGACGTTAGCCCCGCGGCATTAAAGCAGTCAAAAACCACCAGCTCTAAGAGGGAGACGCGTGCTGGTTCTCGGTATGATAGCAGAAATCGATCGCCTTCAGCAAGTCAAAAGACGAGAACTCTCGGTAGCTCTGATTACGGTTCACAAACatccacaaagaaaacacctttTACAAGTTCAAGCAGGAAGGATCAGCTGAGTTCGGATCATGCTTCCTCCATCAGCAGAAAGCGATCGTCTCAGACAACTCCAAAGGAAGAGACTTATCCATCAGCAACAGCAAGTCACAGGGTAAAACCACGCATTGTTTCTGATTCTACTACACCTGTCAGCACTAGGCGACAATCTTCCGTAAGTCCGCCTTGGTACAGCGGTTTCCACCCTTCACACACAAGCGTCAAATCGGCACCTCCGCCAAGTCCAAAAAGGACTAGGCCTCCCCGTCTCTCTTCCCCACCTGCAAAGAGAGCGGCACCACCTTACATCTCTCCTGTTCGCCGCCCTGGTCCTACTGTTAAAAAGATTCTAAAATCGTCGAAAACGCTGTCATCGTCCACAGAAGTATCGTCTCGCCCCAGGCTTCACTCATCGGTGCCCGATGGCGCTTTCCATGACACTTTGTCAACACGTCCAACACCTCCAGCAGAGATGATGAGAATCACGGAATCTCCTACAAAGCAAGCGTCCAGGTCTTCAACAGTGAGCAGAGTCAGCAAAACCTCCAGGGAGTTCATCAGCAGCGCGCATTCTCCGCCAACTTCTCCACATACAAGTACGAGAAAAATAGTTTCCAGAACCTTCGAACAAACAGTGTCTTCTCCGTCCGGAACGTCCCCAAGCCCCGTTTCCTCTGCCGGTTCAGGTTTCCTGTCCAAGGCAAAGAGACAGGCAATACGTTCTACAGAGAACACCTTCCTCGACACGTCTCTGTCTTCCACGCAACCTTTGCACACTGCCTGCTTTGCCGATGACGCAGTTCCTGTCACCCCTCGTGACGTCACCCCTCGTCCCGTCACCCCTCGTTCCAGGACGACCTCAGTCGTGCCGTCGGTGACTCGCGTGGTGCCAGATGATTTGGCCTTGCCTTTCTGGGCGCAGGAGACTCCTGCAGATGACACTGGCTTTTTGTCCGTGATAGCCTCGTCCCTGAAAAAAGCAACGGATTATCTATGCACAGATAGTTTAACCAATGTGCTGGAGGAGGATGTGGACAGACTTTTTACACCCGCCGGTCACTATGCACGGAGTGACGTGCCCACCGATTCCTCCCCTCCTAGTAGCGCAAAACTTCGTCGGTCGTCGTCTTCTCTCTGCGAAGATGGATCGTCTACACGAGCCGTTCACCGCGTCTTATTTGAGGATGTGAATGCAGATTCCACTCCAGAAAGCCGGACCTCTCGCCTGACTTCAAAAGCGTCTCCAACCCGAGCCATGCAAAGCACCTTCCTTAAGGACGATAGAAAAATTTCCCGACAAGGCAGCGCTACTAAAACTGCACGCAGCGTTTCTCTACATTCAAAGCAATCTCCAACACGGCCCGTGCATAAATGCTTCTCTGGCGATGGGACAAACGTGTCCTATCGCACCAAAGCTGTGAGGCTTGATCGGACCTCTTCTCTAACTTCAAAGCAATCTCCAACCCGAGTCAAGGGTACCACCTTCTCTGACAATGAGACAGCAGATTCCCCTCGCTCGAGCGCTTCGAGGCTGGATTCCACATCTTTTATTGATTCTGAAACGCAACCCTTGTACCAAATCTTCTTCAGTGatgaagatgaaaaaaaaacaaatctcgCTTCACATCGTCACACCAGCGGTTTAGAACCTGAACCGGCCATGCAAAGCACCTTGGTTCAGAATACTACTGAAAGTCCCCAACGCGACAGCGCTTTTAAAACTGGTCGCAGCTTTTCTCCACCTTCAAAGCAATCTCCAACACGGCCCGTGCATAAATGCTTCTCTGACGATGGGACAAACATGTCCTATCGCCCCAACGCTTTGAGGCTTGATCGGACCTCTTCTCTACCTTCAAAGCAATCTCCAACACGGCCCGTGCATAAATGCTTTTCTGACGATGGGACAAACGCTTTGAGGCATGATCGGACCTCTTATCTAACTTCAAAGCAATCTCCAACCCGAGTCAAGCGTACCACTTTCTCTAACGATGTGACAGCAGATTTCTCTCGCTTGAGCGCTTCTAGACTGGATACCTCATCTGTACTTTATTCTGCAACGCAACCCTTGTACCAAATCTACTTCagtgatgaaaatgaaaaaaacacgttTCTCGCTTCACATCTTCACACTTGCGGTTTAAAACCTCAATGGACCATTGAATCCGAAACCTCAACGAAACCTCTACACCGTATCTACTTTCCTGATGAAAGGTCTCCGACCCCTTCTCCTGTTCCCAAAAAACCCCGCCCTGGCACTATAAAGCCTCCGACTATCATCCCCAAGGAGGCCAAACAGAAAACGTATGCCAAGGAGTGTACCTGCCATAACGGCAAAAAATCACATACACGCCGTCACGTGTCATCAAAGGCTAGGATTTCTAAAACCCGTTCCAAGTCTCCACCTCGGATGCTGTCTCCCTCTCATAAACCGTGCTCATGGGGCTTGGGTGCAACACCTGGTCGCagttccccctctccctctcggAGAAAGCGCTCAAAGGGTTGCCGTTCAAAGACTCGTCGCAGGTCCTCCTCTCCCTGTCTGAGACAGCCCTCAAAGGGTTGTGGTTCAAAGACTTGCCGTAggtccccctctccccctctgaGACAGCCCTCAAAGGGTTGTGGTTCAAAGACTTGTCGTAGGTCCCCCTCTCCTTCTCCGAGACCGCCCTCAGTGGGTTGCGGTTCAGAAACTTGTCGCAGGTCCCCCTCTCCCTCAATGAGAGAAATATGTTCTACTTGTGGGGGTTCAAAACCTGGCCTTAGATCTCCGAGTACCCTTCTGAGAGACACGCGCTCAGCTGGAGGGATTGGCAGACCTTCACCTCCGTCGCTGAGAGACACCCGCTCAGTTGGTGGGACTCCAACAATTGGCAGCAGATCTGTGTCTTGGACATCGGCATCCTCGCTGAAAAGTGGGCGGGGGTCGTCTAGCGGTTCTTTTCGGCCCTGTTCACCAACATGCTCGCGCAGAAACTCCGCTGCCGATGTT GCCGATAGTactgcacaagacaaaaacgcctGGGTCATCAGACTGAAGGAGCTTCTTCAATCAGCCATAGACTACTTTTTTCCCCCGAAGCCTGGCAGTCAAGAGGCTAACCAGAAGCGCGATGCGATTATTGCAAG GGTCAGTTCCAGCAACACCGTACTGTCGTCAGCGCTGTGCTCTTGTAAAGATGGAATCCCGCTCCCCGGCGCTGTGGTCGCCCCAGTAAGCTGCCTTTGCAGTTTAGAATCCAATTTAGAAGTGATTTCTGCCAAGGCAAAAGGCAAACGATCCCCCAGAGCATCAGCAAAAACTGTACGGGTCGCTGGAAAGAAAAGCTCATCAAGCAAAAAGGTGGGAAAGCTTCGAAAATCGTCTGGTGTATCCACCAAAGCGGAGAAGCTTCAAATATCGTCTGATGTATCCACCAAACAGGCCACGGTCTGTTCAGAATCTTGCTTGCCCAAACGCGCCTCCGCAACGAACGTGACTGCGAGTTCCAGCGTAACCAGCACTGCCACTGCTCGACCGATATCCCTTTGGGACAAATTGATGAGGCTTCTTGCCCGGCTCCTGGGGCGTCGAGGATCTGGTAGTGAGATGCTTGCTGATACCCACTCCGTGGAAAG CCGTCAGTCCCCCCGCTGTGTAGAGATGGTGGGAGAAGCCCTGGTGCAGTCTGTATGCGCCTACAAGTACATCCACAGCCGCTTGCAGCCTTACAGCAGTCAACTGAAGAAGGCCCTTTGTGTGGCCCTGATCGTTGCCGTCGCCGTCGCCGTGAGAAGCTACCTGTGCTGCAGCACGTGCTGCACCAAGCAGATCATCACCAAGATCTGCATAGACATGGAGCGTCTGCTGGACGATTTTCTCGTGCACCTTGGGCTACGTAATTTGGAAGTTCCTccgctttga